The proteins below come from a single Serpentinimonas raichei genomic window:
- a CDS encoding protein-glutamate methylesterase/protein-glutamine glutaminase, with amino-acid sequence MAKIKVVVVDDSALVRSLLSEIINQQSDMQCIGAANDPLQAREMIRELNPDVITLDVEMPKMDGLEFLSRLMKLRPMPVVMVSTLTEQGADTTLRALEMGAVDFVAKPRIGVSSGLKALGEEIVDKIRIASQARVSRHIAAVTPTLARAPETASGAPRPSSLGRLSTEKIICIGASTGGTEAIKEILVELPADAPGIVITQHMPPGFTTSFAARLDSLCRIRVQEAVDGQRILPGHAYIAPGGKQFSIARSGANYVAVVDDSPPVNRHKPSVEVLFKSCARVLGPNAIGVMLTGMGGDGGAAMKEMLDAGSHNIVQDEASCVVFGMPKVAIQHGAASEVLPLKRIAPALLERLQSAGAVRHRI; translated from the coding sequence ATGGCAAAAATCAAAGTGGTGGTGGTCGATGACTCGGCCTTGGTGCGCAGCCTGCTGAGCGAGATCATCAACCAGCAAAGCGATATGCAGTGCATAGGCGCCGCCAACGACCCGCTGCAGGCGCGCGAAATGATCCGCGAGCTCAACCCGGACGTGATCACGCTCGACGTGGAAATGCCCAAAATGGACGGGCTGGAGTTCCTCTCGCGCCTCATGAAGCTGCGCCCAATGCCGGTGGTCATGGTCTCCACGCTCACCGAGCAAGGGGCCGACACCACCTTGCGCGCGCTCGAAATGGGGGCGGTCGATTTTGTGGCCAAACCGCGCATTGGGGTAAGCAGCGGCCTCAAGGCCTTGGGCGAAGAGATCGTGGACAAAATCCGCATTGCCAGCCAGGCCCGCGTATCGCGCCACATCGCTGCGGTAACGCCCACCTTGGCGCGCGCACCCGAAACGGCCAGCGGCGCCCCGCGCCCTAGCAGCCTAGGCCGCCTCTCGACCGAAAAAATCATCTGCATCGGCGCCTCCACCGGCGGCACCGAAGCCATCAAAGAAATTTTGGTCGAACTGCCGGCCGATGCGCCCGGCATCGTCATCACGCAGCACATGCCGCCGGGCTTTACCACCAGCTTTGCGGCGCGGCTCGATTCGCTGTGCCGCATCCGCGTACAAGAGGCCGTTGATGGGCAGCGCATCCTGCCCGGGCACGCTTACATCGCCCCAGGCGGCAAGCAGTTTTCAATTGCGCGCAGCGGCGCCAACTATGTGGCGGTGGTCGATGACTCGCCGCCGGTGAACCGCCACAAGCCCTCGGTCGAGGTGCTGTTCAAATCGTGCGCGCGCGTGCTCGGCCCCAACGCCATCGGCGTCATGCTCACCGGCATGGGCGGCGACGGCGGTGCGGCCATGAAAGAAATGCTCGACGCCGGCAGCCACAACATCGTGCAAGACGAAGCCAGTTGCGTGGTCTTTGGCATGCCCAAGGTGGCCATCCAGCACGGTGCTGCCAGCGAGGTGCTGCCGCTCAAGCGCATCGCCCCGGCGCTGCTGGAGCGCCTGCAAAGCGCCGGAGCCGTGCGGCACCGGATCTAA
- a CDS encoding CheR family methyltransferase, which produces MQDQAEAVQSREFAWTESDFRRIKDLIYRHAGISLHDGKQAMVYSRISRRLRETRHRSFSDYLQWLESQGDADEWQAFVNALTTNLTSFFRENHHFEELARLVRAAPPGHDWKIWCSAASTGEEPYSIAITLADALGLDGRFRIWASDIDTKVLATGARGVYKLEGLKNLSQTQLQKYFLKGKGDNAGLARVRPELQRHIEFFTLNLIEDNWSLRESFDVVFCRNVMIYFDHATQRQVLARMHRLLKPGGALFVGHAENFSDVKTLFALRGKTIYEKV; this is translated from the coding sequence ATGCAAGACCAAGCCGAGGCCGTACAAAGTCGGGAATTCGCCTGGACCGAGTCCGACTTTCGCCGCATCAAAGACCTGATCTACCGCCACGCCGGCATCAGCCTGCACGATGGCAAGCAGGCCATGGTCTACAGCCGCATCTCACGCCGCCTGCGCGAGACGCGCCACCGCAGTTTTTCTGATTACTTGCAGTGGCTCGAGAGCCAAGGCGATGCCGACGAATGGCAGGCCTTCGTCAACGCGCTCACCACCAACTTAACCTCGTTTTTCCGCGAAAACCACCACTTCGAAGAGCTGGCACGCTTGGTGCGCGCCGCCCCCCCGGGGCACGACTGGAAAATCTGGTGCTCGGCCGCCTCCACCGGCGAGGAGCCCTACTCGATCGCCATCACCTTGGCCGATGCGCTCGGCTTGGATGGGCGTTTCCGGATCTGGGCCAGCGACATCGACACCAAGGTGCTGGCCACGGGCGCGCGTGGGGTGTACAAGCTCGAAGGCCTAAAAAACCTCAGCCAGACGCAGTTGCAAAAGTACTTCCTCAAGGGCAAAGGCGACAACGCCGGACTGGCGCGGGTGCGCCCCGAGTTGCAGCGCCACATCGAGTTCTTCACCCTGAACCTGATCGAAGACAACTGGAGCCTGCGCGAGAGCTTTGACGTGGTATTTTGCCGCAACGTCATGATCTATTTCGATCACGCCACCCAGCGCCAGGTGCTCGCGCGCATGCACCGCCTCCTCAAGCCCGGCGGCGCCTTGTTTGTCGGACACGCCGAAAACTTCAGCGACGTGAAGACGCTTTTTGCCTTGCGCGGCAAAACCATCTACGAAAAAGTCTGA
- the cheD gene encoding chemoreceptor glutamine deamidase CheD produces MHRSLEHLQTLKTRPRRPGEASFFFHDQHFKYNAAKVLPGEYFVANEDLVIMTVLGSCIAACIWDSRLRIGGMNHFMLPDGGADSSGRYGSYAMELLINELVKQGSSREYMQAKVFGGGAVIAGFTTMNVGERNTKFVLDYLATERIPVVSKDVLDIYPRKVVFFPVSGKAMVKRLAHAHPDTLEAQERQGMATKVVQSTAGGSVDLF; encoded by the coding sequence ATGCACCGCAGCCTCGAACACCTGCAGACCCTCAAAACCCGCCCCCGCCGACCGGGTGAGGCGTCGTTTTTCTTTCACGACCAGCACTTCAAGTACAACGCCGCCAAGGTGCTGCCGGGCGAGTATTTCGTGGCCAACGAAGACCTGGTCATCATGACCGTGCTCGGCTCCTGCATCGCCGCCTGCATCTGGGACTCGCGCCTGCGCATCGGGGGCATGAACCACTTCATGCTGCCCGACGGTGGCGCCGACAGCTCGGGCCGCTACGGCTCCTACGCCATGGAACTGCTCATCAACGAACTGGTCAAGCAAGGCTCTTCGCGCGAGTACATGCAAGCCAAGGTGTTTGGCGGCGGCGCCGTGATTGCGGGCTTTACCACCATGAACGTGGGCGAGCGCAACACCAAGTTCGTGCTCGACTATCTGGCCACCGAGCGCATTCCGGTGGTCTCCAAAGACGTGCTCGACATCTACCCGCGCAAGGTGGTGTTTTTCCCGGTCAGTGGCAAGGCCATGGTCAAGCGGCTGGCGCACGCCCACCCCGACACCCTAGAAGCCCAAGAGCGCCAGGGCATGGCCACCAAGGTGGTGCAGTCCACGGCCGGTGGCTCGGTCGATTTGTTTTGA
- a CDS encoding chemotaxis protein CheA, which produces MADAKNDGFDLTQFYQIFFEEAGENLEQMEQQLLNLDLETVDDEELNAIFRCAHSIKGGAATFGFEDVAELTHQMEGLLDKLRRHELKPTAPMVDVLLESSDALKGLLARHQGSSAAVPETAGLVQRIRVLASGAAPVAAAPAPAPAPAPAPAPAPAPAPAPAPAPAPAPAPAPAPASFGGMPAASAAGVERSLQARIGPLSDTAQADPIKDLFRDIVGLGHITAERDEGGCRIYDIHTTSSDAELLDLFAFHVAKDAIRLQAASPAAAAPDTPSDVIEQGYGLFAGAPGSPVPGSSVTASGTVVPEPDLVQGYGLFAGALGNRVTPQSHAQELLHEGPNTGAAATEPGSKPAEAAKSTRPVAAAAAAAQPEATTLRVSVSKIDQLINQVGELVITQAMLAQNSRALDSTLNQQLLAGLADLERNTRDLQESIMSIRMIPMSVVFSRFPRMLRDLASKLGKKVELVTQGEATELDKGLIEKITDPLTHLIRNSCDHGIELPADRVARGKPETGTITLSAAHQGGSILIEVRDDGKGLSRPKLIEKARAKGIHAPDDMSDQEVWQLIFAPGFSTADVVTDVSGRGVGMDVVMKNISSLGGTVELDSAEGFGMSVKVRLPLTLAIMDGMTVRVSDEVYILPLSSVVESFQVESNTINTVAQNSQLVKVREEYMPVIKTDRTFGVPRPRADESANSIMVVVESDGARVALMVDELLGQQQVVIKNLESNYKKVPNVSGATILGDGRVSLILDTSALVRRSRQA; this is translated from the coding sequence ATGGCAGACGCGAAAAACGACGGCTTCGACCTGACCCAGTTCTACCAGATCTTCTTTGAAGAAGCCGGTGAGAACCTAGAACAGATGGAGCAGCAACTGCTCAACCTCGACCTTGAAACGGTCGATGACGAAGAGCTCAATGCGATCTTTCGCTGCGCCCACTCGATCAAGGGCGGTGCCGCCACCTTTGGTTTCGAAGACGTGGCCGAGCTCACGCACCAAATGGAGGGCCTGCTCGACAAATTGCGCCGCCACGAGCTCAAGCCCACAGCGCCCATGGTCGATGTGCTGCTGGAATCGTCCGACGCCCTCAAGGGCCTGCTGGCCCGGCATCAAGGCTCGAGCGCCGCGGTACCCGAAACCGCTGGCTTGGTGCAGCGCATCCGCGTGCTGGCCAGCGGCGCGGCACCGGTTGCGGCAGCCCCTGCACCAGCCCCCGCACCAGCCCCCGCACCAGCCCCCGCACCAGCCCCCGCACCAGCCCCCGCACCAGCCCCCGCACCAGCCCCTGCACCAGCCCCCGCACCGGCGTCCTTCGGCGGCATGCCGGCTGCCTCGGCTGCCGGCGTCGAGCGCAGCTTGCAAGCCCGCATCGGCCCCTTGAGCGACACCGCCCAAGCCGACCCCATCAAAGATTTATTCCGCGACATCGTGGGCCTAGGCCACATCACCGCCGAGCGCGACGAGGGCGGCTGCCGCATCTACGACATCCACACCACCAGCAGCGACGCCGAGCTGCTCGACCTGTTCGCCTTCCACGTCGCCAAAGACGCCATCCGCCTGCAAGCCGCCAGCCCAGCCGCTGCCGCCCCCGACACCCCCAGCGACGTGATCGAGCAGGGCTACGGCCTGTTTGCCGGCGCACCGGGCAGCCCGGTGCCGGGCAGCAGCGTCACGGCCAGCGGAACCGTAGTGCCCGAACCCGACCTGGTGCAGGGCTACGGCCTGTTTGCCGGCGCCCTAGGCAACCGGGTCACGCCGCAAAGCCACGCCCAGGAGCTGCTGCACGAGGGGCCAAATACCGGCGCTGCCGCCACCGAACCCGGTTCCAAGCCTGCCGAAGCGGCCAAATCCACCCGCCCAGTGGCTGCCGCCGCTGCCGCCGCCCAGCCCGAGGCCACCACGCTGCGCGTCTCGGTCAGCAAGATCGACCAGCTCATCAACCAAGTCGGCGAGCTCGTCATCACCCAAGCCATGCTGGCGCAAAACAGCCGCGCCCTCGACTCCACGCTCAACCAGCAGCTGCTGGCCGGCTTGGCCGACTTGGAACGCAACACGCGCGACTTGCAAGAATCGATCATGTCGATCCGCATGATCCCGATGTCGGTCGTCTTTAGCCGCTTCCCGCGCATGTTGCGTGACCTTGCCAGCAAGCTGGGCAAAAAGGTCGAACTCGTCACCCAAGGCGAAGCCACCGAACTCGACAAGGGCCTGATCGAGAAAATCACCGACCCCCTCACCCACCTCATTCGCAACAGTTGCGACCACGGCATCGAGCTGCCGGCCGATCGCGTGGCGCGTGGCAAGCCCGAAACCGGCACCATCACCCTGAGCGCGGCGCACCAGGGCGGCTCGATCCTGATTGAGGTGCGCGACGACGGCAAGGGCCTGTCGCGCCCCAAGCTGATCGAAAAAGCGCGCGCCAAAGGCATCCACGCCCCCGACGACATGAGCGACCAGGAAGTCTGGCAGCTGATTTTCGCGCCCGGATTTTCCACTGCCGACGTGGTCACCGACGTCTCGGGCCGCGGCGTCGGCATGGACGTGGTGATGAAAAACATCTCATCCCTGGGCGGCACGGTCGAGCTCGATTCGGCCGAGGGCTTTGGCATGAGCGTCAAGGTGCGGCTGCCGCTCACGCTGGCCATCATGGACGGCATGACGGTGCGCGTCTCCGACGAGGTCTACATCCTGCCGCTGTCGTCGGTGGTGGAATCGTTCCAAGTCGAGTCCAACACCATCAACACGGTGGCGCAAAACTCGCAACTGGTCAAGGTGCGCGAAGAGTACATGCCGGTGATCAAAACCGACCGCACCTTTGGCGTGCCGCGCCCACGCGCCGACGAATCGGCCAACTCCATCATGGTGGTGGTCGAGTCCGACGGGGCGCGCGTGGCCCTGATGGTCGATGAACTGCTTGGGCAGCAGCAGGTGGTGATCAAAAACCTGGAGTCGAACTACAAAAAAGTGCCCAACGTATCGGGCGCCACCATTTTGGGCGACGGCCGGGTCTCGCTGATCCTTGACACCTCGGCCTTGGTGCGGCGCTCGCGCCAGGCCTAA
- a CDS encoding response regulator has product MHSILAVDDSASMRKMVSFTLASAGFKVVEAVDGVDAFEKAEKQPFDLVLTDQNMPRLDGIGLTRKLREHPHFKQTPILILTTESSDQMKQAGRAAGATGWLVKPFDPARLIEVIRKVIV; this is encoded by the coding sequence ATGCATTCGATCCTTGCCGTCGACGATTCGGCCTCTATGCGCAAGATGGTTTCATTTACGCTCGCCAGCGCCGGCTTCAAAGTGGTGGAGGCCGTCGACGGCGTCGATGCGTTCGAGAAAGCCGAAAAACAACCGTTCGACCTCGTGCTCACCGACCAGAACATGCCGCGCCTCGATGGCATCGGCCTGACGCGCAAGCTGCGCGAGCACCCCCATTTCAAGCAGACCCCCATCCTCATCCTCACCACCGAATCGAGCGACCAGATGAAGCAGGCTGGGCGCGCTGCCGGAGCCACCGGCTGGTTGGTCAAACCTTTTGACCCGGCACGCCTGATCGAGGTCATCCGCAAAGTGATCGTCTGA